One stretch of Deinococcus hopiensis KR-140 DNA includes these proteins:
- a CDS encoding IS982 family transposase: protein MCRYRHHHSLGRRAVIRQLHRWAKRHFSDLKRFKHQKLTDALLVALLLARFVFKQPYRSIWWNMLREDRRGLPSYTQAYMRSVRLLERLEALVSPAKRCAEVIIDSMPLPVCRPKRGKRCKFPGAKWGFGTQGDVYGYKLHAWVTPAGEIVQSLLKPANLHDTTVSYELNQRWPEFGGPKIIGDKGYCCLGYLFPPKKNTCYDNGWRQDRHPKLRKRIETVFSQLVEAQIRSVQTKTLPSLRLRVVLAVLAHNLAQP from the coding sequence ATGTGCAGATACCGTCACCATCATAGTTTAGGTCGTCGTGCGGTGATTCGTCAGCTCCACCGTTGGGCGAAGCGGCACTTCAGCGATCTGAAGCGATTCAAGCATCAGAAGCTGACGGATGCCCTGCTCGTGGCCCTCTTGCTCGCTCGCTTCGTGTTCAAGCAGCCGTATCGCTCGATCTGGTGGAACATGTTGAGGGAAGACCGACGCGGTCTTCCCTCCTACACCCAGGCGTACATGCGAAGCGTGCGTCTGCTGGAACGCCTCGAAGCCTTGGTCAGCCCCGCCAAACGCTGTGCAGAAGTGATCATTGACTCCATGCCGCTCCCGGTGTGTCGCCCGAAACGAGGCAAGCGGTGCAAGTTCCCGGGAGCGAAATGGGGGTTTGGGACCCAGGGCGACGTGTACGGGTACAAGCTGCATGCCTGGGTGACACCCGCAGGGGAGATCGTCCAGTCCCTCCTCAAACCCGCCAATCTTCACGACACCACCGTCAGCTATGAGTTGAACCAGAGGTGGCCTGAGTTCGGCGGGCCAAAGATCATTGGGGACAAGGGCTATTGCTGCCTGGGCTACCTGTTCCCACCCAAGAAAAACACCTGCTATGACAACGGGTGGCGGCAAGACCGCCACCCAAAGCTCCGCAAACGCATTGAAACCGTCTTTTCACAATTGGTCGAAGCTCAAATTCGCTCCGTTCAGACCAAAACACTTCCCTCTCTCCGGCTCCGCGTCGTCCTGGCCGTCCTCGCCCATAACCTCGCTCAGCCCTAA
- a CDS encoding replication initiator protein A, with protein sequence MARERRRKDISGQMLQRLTEANVARLGLISIQERIPADFTRWEYEFEVEGRQGHLACFSPTEYGGVPHGLDGDIANAFIDLFIEQGSPENGAVATTASQVLLRAGLHNNGHYHRVLTESLRRLKQATYTMSHAWRDHEHQRWTSGTFSYILDYEVTSPERDTVTEGAVLSVTLARQIVKSIRSKYVKPLDYVFLTSLERPLTRALYRLLDAKRYDPQDLTQRVVSYQVNLLEWAAECKIVDLRTDKIRRTLEGAHEELKARGYLHDVVYEGRGKKQTLTYVFGSPEKALESLETPMVVALVERRVARPVARKLVESLGEGHVAARLKKFDALKASGYKMRNPSALLVDVIKDAEGKYPDPPGMVSPEQEVEQQQTKVRRQTQVLQEVEESEAQREAAFRALSLEDQAEKALRTLQVLLKGRLETSQYARLRTAIADGRTDGTVLVKEATRAVFEGRAEELLDQLRSLTVEGS encoded by the coding sequence GTGGCACGCGAACGCAGGCGCAAAGACATAAGCGGACAGATGCTGCAGCGCCTCACCGAGGCAAACGTGGCGCGTCTGGGACTCATCAGCATTCAGGAGCGGATTCCAGCAGACTTCACGCGCTGGGAATACGAGTTCGAGGTTGAGGGACGTCAAGGCCATCTGGCGTGCTTCAGCCCAACGGAATATGGGGGCGTTCCGCACGGCCTCGATGGAGACATCGCCAACGCCTTCATTGATCTGTTCATTGAACAGGGTTCCCCGGAGAATGGTGCCGTTGCGACGACCGCCAGCCAGGTGCTCCTCCGTGCTGGACTGCACAACAATGGGCACTACCACCGGGTGCTGACCGAATCCCTGCGGCGGCTCAAACAGGCGACGTACACCATGAGTCACGCCTGGCGGGATCACGAACACCAGCGCTGGACCAGTGGCACCTTCAGCTACATCCTGGACTACGAGGTGACTTCCCCGGAACGGGATACGGTGACCGAAGGTGCGGTGCTCTCCGTGACACTCGCCCGGCAAATCGTCAAGTCGATTCGCTCAAAGTACGTCAAACCCCTGGATTACGTATTCCTGACCTCTCTGGAGCGCCCCCTCACGCGCGCGCTATACCGGCTTCTGGATGCCAAACGGTACGACCCACAGGACCTGACCCAACGCGTCGTGTCGTACCAGGTCAATCTGCTGGAGTGGGCCGCTGAGTGCAAAATTGTGGACCTGCGTACGGACAAGATTCGCCGCACGCTCGAAGGGGCCCATGAGGAACTCAAGGCGCGCGGGTATCTCCACGATGTGGTGTACGAAGGCCGAGGCAAAAAGCAGACGCTGACCTACGTGTTTGGCAGCCCTGAAAAGGCGTTGGAGAGTTTGGAAACGCCGATGGTGGTGGCCCTGGTGGAGCGGCGCGTAGCGCGCCCCGTGGCCCGCAAGCTCGTTGAAAGTCTGGGCGAAGGACATGTCGCCGCTCGCCTCAAAAAGTTTGATGCGCTGAAGGCCTCCGGCTACAAGATGCGTAACCCATCGGCCCTGCTGGTAGACGTCATCAAGGACGCTGAGGGGAAGTATCCCGATCCTCCAGGGATGGTCTCGCCTGAGCAGGAGGTGGAACAGCAGCAGACGAAAGTCCGTAGGCAGACGCAGGTCTTGCAGGAGGTCGAGGAAAGTGAGGCGCAGCGTGAAGCGGCGTTCCGCGCATTGAGTCTGGAAGATCAAGCGGAGAAAGCGCTGAGGACCCTTCAAGTCCTTCTGAAAGGACGTTTGGAAACGTCACAGTACGCTCGCCTGCGGACCGCCATTGCAGATGGCCGCACAGATGGAACGGTGTTGGTTAAAGAAGCGACGCGGGCCGTCTTTGAGGGAAGGGCAGAAGAACTGTTGGATCAGCTGCGCTCCTTGACAGTAGAGGGGTCATAA
- a CDS encoding Uma2 family endonuclease: MSAPTLKPMSVEEYLRTEEGSPVKREYVGGFVYPLHGWTRAQAGATRAHVLITGSIAAALRGAARKQGCLVYSSDMKLRVEASNAFYYPDVMVVCTPQNPDAQTTYETAPCLLVEVTSKSTAQNDRLAKYAAYTALPSLQTYLIVEQTERRVYAYHRQGETWKLQELASSGSIELPCLSYALTLDEVYADVPV, encoded by the coding sequence ATGAGCGCTCCCACCCTGAAGCCCATGAGCGTGGAAGAGTACCTGCGGACAGAAGAGGGGAGTCCGGTCAAACGGGAGTATGTGGGTGGTTTCGTGTACCCCCTGCACGGCTGGACGCGCGCTCAGGCTGGAGCGACCCGCGCGCATGTGCTGATCACGGGGAGCATCGCGGCTGCCCTGCGCGGTGCAGCCCGTAAGCAAGGGTGCCTGGTGTACAGCTCAGACATGAAGCTCCGGGTGGAGGCCAGCAACGCCTTCTACTACCCGGACGTGATGGTGGTCTGTACACCTCAGAACCCGGATGCCCAGACGACGTATGAGACGGCTCCCTGCCTGTTGGTCGAGGTCACGTCGAAAAGCACCGCCCAGAATGACCGCTTGGCGAAGTACGCAGCTTATACCGCCCTGCCGAGCCTACAGACGTACCTGATTGTCGAGCAGACCGAGCGGCGAGTGTATGCGTACCACCGCCAAGGCGAAACCTGGAAGCTACAAGAGCTGGCCAGCAGTGGCAGCATAGAACTGCCCTGCCTGAGCTACGCCCTGACCCTGGATGAGGTATATGCCGATGTTCCTGTATGA
- a CDS encoding metallophosphoesterase family protein, producing the protein MTSFSFAHVADLHLDTPFSGLASVNEQLAQRLRDASLDAWDRVVQACVDRQVAFLVIAGDIYDSDTASVRAQLRFLRGLERLSQAGIQSFIVHGNHDPNGGRWSAVDTWPGGVTVFSTRDVEHAEVRRGSELLAVVSGMSFPERHVQENLARRFRRTPGDAYHVAVLHCNVDGDASHGVYAPCTLEDLRESRYDYWALGHIHARRVLQESGPTVVYPGNTQARHPNETGAKGFAVVEVAGGDIRLDWVDTDSWRFQTLECPVDGLTSLSQLGERLSSQALGLGQDRPMVLRARLTGQGPLHGELHRAGVQKSLLEWLREQSPEDLWWDDLRVRTRPPFDRAARLQGEDFTADFLRRVDETDAQQLVSALLGELRGNTSLASVQDFLDLEGLLADAPGLLAEAEALALTALEGKGA; encoded by the coding sequence ATGACGTCCTTCTCCTTCGCCCACGTGGCGGATCTCCACTTGGACACGCCCTTTTCCGGGCTGGCCAGCGTTAATGAGCAGCTGGCTCAGCGGCTGCGCGACGCGTCCCTGGACGCCTGGGACCGCGTCGTCCAGGCCTGCGTGGACCGTCAGGTCGCGTTCCTGGTGATCGCGGGCGACATCTATGACTCCGATACGGCCAGCGTGCGCGCGCAACTGCGGTTCCTGCGCGGCCTGGAGCGTCTCAGCCAGGCGGGCATTCAGAGCTTCATCGTGCACGGCAACCACGACCCCAATGGCGGGCGCTGGTCAGCGGTAGACACGTGGCCCGGAGGGGTCACCGTGTTTAGCACGCGGGACGTGGAGCACGCCGAAGTGCGGCGGGGCAGTGAGCTCCTCGCGGTGGTGAGCGGCATGAGTTTCCCTGAGCGCCACGTCCAGGAGAACCTGGCGCGCCGCTTCCGGCGAACGCCTGGCGACGCCTATCACGTGGCCGTTTTGCATTGCAACGTGGACGGCGACGCGTCGCACGGTGTGTACGCCCCCTGCACCCTCGAGGACCTGCGCGAAAGCCGGTACGACTACTGGGCGCTTGGGCATATCCACGCGCGGCGGGTTCTGCAGGAGAGCGGCCCAACGGTGGTGTATCCGGGCAACACGCAGGCGCGCCATCCCAATGAAACGGGCGCCAAGGGCTTTGCGGTGGTGGAGGTCGCCGGCGGGGACATCCGGCTGGACTGGGTAGACACCGACAGCTGGCGCTTTCAGACGCTGGAGTGCCCGGTGGACGGCCTGACGTCCCTGAGTCAGCTCGGGGAAAGGCTGTCCTCTCAGGCCCTGGGGTTGGGCCAGGACCGGCCTATGGTGCTGCGCGCGCGGCTCACTGGGCAGGGTCCCCTGCATGGGGAGCTGCACCGGGCTGGCGTTCAGAAGTCGCTGCTGGAATGGCTGAGGGAGCAGTCGCCGGAGGACCTGTGGTGGGACGACCTGCGGGTACGCACCCGCCCACCCTTTGACCGGGCTGCCCGGTTGCAGGGCGAGGACTTCACGGCGGATTTCCTGCGTCGGGTGGACGAAACGGACGCCCAGCAGCTGGTGTCGGCCCTGTTGGGCGAGTTGCGCGGCAACACGTCCCTGGCATCCGTGCAGGACTTCCTGGACCTGGAGGGTCTGCTTGCGGATGCGCCCGGCCTCCTCGCGGAAGCTGAAGCGCTGGCCCTCACGGCGCTGGAAGGGAAGGGCGCATGA
- a CDS encoding AAA family ATPase produces the protein MIRIARVQVEAFRGLRNADFTFDAPPQQPLTVLLGPNEAGKSTLLEFIREVLFGSGDVQGSVILDAGGRRYRVAASGRRVRRVLDLTSGEECPPGTARELLGAIDDQVFRNVFAFGLTELQTLSSLTKQGVQERIFAAGVAGAGPSARAAVDALEQETQEYLRPRASGARLNGGARAYAELRKLQRGAQEQAGRYATWTQERGALQEGIERDKRTQEALGTRQQDLEHLVRLWPGWVDRLQAQEELEGLEEPPPGGAVRLPELRGLLERQGNLEGERAGLRGELGALPAPSAALLTAQPELEALTSDLAAHRERQRGLAQREMEIGSSGEDLTRQRTALPVPWTQEALADFHAAEYVPHVDALERRLTHAAERHAAVQAQVGEAQREAEQAREQLGLLPPLGSLEEPATTEEEHLLRGTVVDAQSRLDAAVQAADTLNPDAALLSALPTLRATLEHAPLHLLQDLPRLQQEVQRQEELLPRMLAELGGPWTADRLSAHRREDEQAWRQGAQTWARKLAEAQRAEEEAGRTLTAREQALRESEVRLQGHAKLPETAELDRQLGELQAQHHLAGSVRTRLQVQPGAPGTSRPAATWPLWVSVALTAVLTLCAFLVHPLLALLTLTCGLALAYLQRPVTASGAPSAPPERAAVLLQDLKTLGLTGQAGLGEVLALEGELNGKLASLTRIREAAGQRDDAQRRHRGDQTLVQEASKAVQDTRESRAEAERSFATWAVGLGFGLGRPEELDAVLLRVTAARDALLKIQGLREDLRKTAGDVTAFRERSAELLMALGRATTADAALTDLRQALKDAEEAERLAERLALARHAVTERQEDVDREAVRLQSLREKLAQQRMQAQQRAQSAEQLLTQKQETLKDAAQDLDGAQAEWTSWLRAQELPPLSPAQMRVLLERLQRAADTARQVLDKGAQLVQLQVAVRAFEERMAEVVTRATGAPSVQGAQDLLATLEAARQASEISERRQDLTVRLAGLDRQCGEVQRAVTTILEECGAPDLHTLEHWEVLRERRAILRTRVLEAERDLHLLGGQRASELRAELDLAQPGEWHSELERISGQRQALAERQDERYRRDAELALELRQLADSPTSANVGQFLENQREQLRQDARAWLVRRLAGELLSTTLREYERTKGPEVLRHASEVFSHITGGRYVAVRQVEGSAAFRAVTERDELVDIDQLSRGTQEQLYLSVRLGLARTLGQRTAKVPLLMDDILVNADPERAASVAAALAEVAREHQVLYLTCHPSSADQLRTAAPDAQLLTLPRLMGTMPPLRPAARGEAAASAVQQFLEEKGQPCTIAELEGALTPMTQVEIRAQLQVMQDSGLIEKTGQKRGTRYALKVGNLAPSVLA, from the coding sequence ATGATCCGGATTGCCCGCGTGCAGGTGGAAGCGTTCCGGGGCCTACGAAACGCCGATTTCACCTTCGATGCCCCGCCTCAGCAGCCGCTTACGGTGTTGCTCGGACCGAACGAGGCGGGAAAGTCCACGCTGCTGGAGTTCATCCGTGAGGTGCTGTTCGGTTCGGGTGACGTGCAGGGGAGCGTCATCCTGGACGCTGGAGGCCGCCGTTACCGGGTGGCCGCTTCAGGCAGGCGGGTGCGACGCGTGCTGGACCTCACGTCCGGTGAGGAATGCCCGCCCGGCACCGCCCGTGAGCTGCTGGGGGCCATCGACGATCAGGTGTTCCGGAATGTCTTCGCCTTTGGCCTGACGGAACTCCAGACCCTCTCCAGCCTCACCAAACAGGGCGTGCAGGAACGCATCTTCGCGGCGGGCGTAGCGGGTGCGGGCCCTTCGGCACGGGCAGCGGTGGACGCTCTGGAGCAGGAAACCCAGGAGTACCTCCGCCCCCGCGCGTCTGGAGCCCGGCTCAACGGTGGGGCGCGGGCGTACGCGGAGCTGCGCAAGTTGCAGCGCGGCGCGCAGGAGCAGGCGGGACGGTACGCCACATGGACGCAGGAGCGCGGTGCCCTGCAGGAGGGCATCGAGCGAGACAAGCGTACGCAGGAGGCGCTGGGAACCCGCCAGCAGGACCTCGAACACCTGGTCCGGCTGTGGCCCGGGTGGGTCGACCGCCTACAGGCCCAGGAGGAGCTGGAAGGCCTGGAAGAACCGCCGCCCGGCGGGGCCGTCCGCCTCCCGGAGCTGCGCGGCCTCCTGGAACGGCAGGGGAACCTGGAGGGTGAACGCGCCGGACTCCGTGGAGAGCTCGGTGCGTTGCCCGCGCCGTCCGCGGCCCTGCTCACCGCCCAGCCGGAACTGGAGGCCCTCACCAGCGATCTGGCGGCGCATCGGGAACGCCAGCGGGGTCTGGCGCAGCGGGAGATGGAGATCGGCAGCAGTGGCGAGGACCTGACGCGGCAGCGGACGGCGCTCCCCGTGCCGTGGACCCAGGAAGCCTTGGCGGACTTTCACGCTGCGGAGTATGTTCCGCACGTCGACGCCCTGGAACGGCGGCTGACTCACGCCGCCGAACGGCACGCGGCGGTGCAGGCTCAGGTGGGCGAAGCGCAGCGCGAGGCGGAGCAGGCGCGGGAGCAACTCGGTCTCCTGCCACCGCTGGGGTCCCTGGAGGAACCCGCCACGACCGAGGAGGAACACCTGCTGCGGGGGACTGTTGTAGATGCTCAGTCTCGCTTGGATGCGGCCGTGCAGGCGGCGGACACCCTGAACCCGGACGCGGCGCTGCTCAGCGCCCTGCCTACCCTCCGAGCAACGCTGGAACACGCGCCGCTGCACCTCCTGCAGGACCTGCCCCGCCTCCAGCAGGAGGTGCAGCGGCAGGAGGAGCTGCTCCCCAGGATGCTCGCTGAACTGGGCGGTCCGTGGACGGCCGATCGCCTGAGTGCCCACCGCCGCGAGGACGAGCAGGCCTGGCGCCAGGGTGCGCAGACCTGGGCGCGGAAGCTGGCGGAGGCCCAGCGGGCGGAGGAGGAAGCCGGGCGCACCCTGACGGCCCGCGAGCAGGCCCTGCGTGAAAGTGAAGTCCGCCTGCAAGGGCACGCGAAGCTCCCAGAGACGGCAGAGCTCGACCGGCAACTGGGTGAGCTTCAGGCGCAGCATCACCTTGCTGGGTCCGTGCGCACGCGCCTTCAGGTACAACCAGGTGCGCCGGGTACCTCGCGCCCAGCAGCCACCTGGCCCCTGTGGGTGAGCGTGGCGCTGACGGCCGTGCTGACCCTCTGCGCGTTCCTGGTGCATCCGCTTCTCGCGCTGCTCACGCTCACGTGCGGCCTGGCCCTGGCGTATCTGCAGCGCCCTGTGACGGCAAGCGGCGCGCCCTCGGCACCACCTGAGCGCGCCGCAGTGCTGCTGCAAGACCTCAAGACGCTGGGCTTGACCGGGCAGGCGGGACTGGGTGAGGTGCTGGCGCTGGAAGGAGAGCTGAACGGGAAGCTCGCCAGCCTGACGCGCATCCGCGAAGCGGCAGGTCAGCGCGACGACGCGCAGCGGCGGCATCGGGGAGACCAGACGCTGGTCCAGGAAGCCAGCAAAGCCGTGCAGGACACCCGGGAAAGCCGGGCGGAAGCTGAGCGGAGTTTCGCCACGTGGGCCGTTGGGCTGGGGTTTGGTCTTGGACGCCCGGAGGAACTCGATGCCGTTTTGCTGCGCGTCACCGCGGCCCGCGACGCCCTCCTGAAAATTCAGGGACTTCGGGAGGACCTGCGCAAAACCGCCGGGGACGTGACGGCCTTTCGGGAGCGCTCTGCGGAGCTGTTGATGGCCCTGGGCCGCGCCACCACTGCGGACGCGGCGCTGACGGACTTGCGTCAGGCACTGAAGGACGCGGAGGAGGCGGAGCGTCTCGCGGAGCGCCTGGCTTTGGCGCGGCACGCCGTCACAGAACGTCAGGAGGACGTGGACCGTGAGGCCGTCCGCCTGCAGTCCCTGAGGGAGAAGCTCGCCCAGCAGCGTATGCAGGCCCAGCAACGGGCGCAGTCCGCAGAGCAGCTTCTCACGCAAAAGCAGGAGACCCTGAAGGACGCGGCGCAGGACCTGGACGGTGCGCAAGCCGAGTGGACCTCGTGGCTGAGGGCGCAGGAGCTGCCGCCGCTGTCCCCGGCCCAGATGCGCGTCTTGCTCGAACGCCTGCAACGCGCCGCTGATACGGCCCGACAAGTCCTGGACAAAGGAGCGCAACTCGTCCAGCTGCAGGTGGCGGTCCGGGCCTTCGAGGAGCGTATGGCAGAGGTGGTGACCCGCGCGACGGGTGCTCCCTCGGTTCAAGGTGCCCAGGACCTCCTCGCGACCCTGGAAGCGGCCCGGCAGGCCTCCGAGATCAGCGAACGCCGGCAGGATCTGACGGTTCGGCTGGCGGGACTGGACCGGCAGTGCGGTGAAGTTCAGCGCGCCGTCACGACCATTCTGGAGGAATGCGGTGCGCCGGACCTGCACACCCTGGAGCACTGGGAGGTGCTGCGGGAACGGCGGGCCATTCTGCGAACACGGGTTCTGGAGGCTGAACGGGACCTGCACCTCCTCGGAGGGCAACGCGCTTCCGAACTGCGTGCCGAACTCGACCTCGCCCAGCCGGGCGAGTGGCACTCGGAGCTCGAGCGGATCAGCGGGCAGCGGCAAGCGCTCGCTGAACGCCAGGATGAGCGGTACCGCCGGGACGCGGAGCTCGCGTTAGAACTCAGGCAGCTGGCGGACTCCCCGACCTCCGCCAACGTCGGGCAGTTCCTGGAAAACCAGCGGGAGCAGCTGCGTCAGGACGCGCGCGCCTGGCTGGTTCGCCGCCTTGCCGGGGAACTCCTGAGCACCACGTTGAGGGAATACGAGCGCACGAAGGGACCGGAGGTGCTGCGGCACGCCTCGGAGGTGTTCTCGCACATTACCGGTGGACGTTATGTGGCCGTGCGTCAGGTGGAAGGTAGCGCCGCATTCCGGGCGGTGACCGAGCGCGATGAGCTGGTGGACATTGACCAGCTGAGCCGCGGCACGCAGGAGCAGCTGTACCTCTCGGTGCGCCTGGGCCTGGCGCGTACCCTCGGGCAGCGGACCGCGAAAGTGCCGCTGCTCATGGACGACATCCTGGTCAATGCCGATCCGGAACGCGCCGCGAGTGTGGCCGCGGCACTCGCAGAAGTCGCGCGTGAGCACCAGGTGCTGTACCTCACCTGCCACCCGAGCAGCGCCGACCAGCTCCGTACCGCCGCGCCGGACGCTCAGCTGCTCACCTTGCCGCGGCTCATGGGGACGATGCCTCCCTTACGGCCAGCAGCGCGGGGGGAGGCAGCCGCTTCCGCCGTTCAGCAATTCCTGGAGGAAAAGGGCCAACCGTGCACCATAGCGGAACTCGAAGGGGCCCTTACGCCAATGACCCAGGTGGAGATTCGCGCGCAACTGCAGGTCATGCAGGACAGCGGACTCATTGAAAAGACTGGACAGAAACGCGGAACCCGCTACGCCCTGAAGGTGGGAAATCTCGCGCCCTCTGTCCTGGCGTAA
- a CDS encoding HNH endonuclease domain-containing protein, producing the protein MSEAPQGYQGFIQSGPDEATYMRGIVLFGENTASYKFALTRALLDLAEQQYTSVTLHELAPHFAGHILRHVRAGKVQGTMRSSVFLDAAQAHLDGQMNLEEFHAVTAQHAFRYVLDLYHRLPGGESSVQFYVQERKPRRLVLTDELLSLSADQRGQLTHETEARWHLVEHAWTQTREGHREARRIAFDSSSEELVLVPWRHQTRKALTKFRPALSGYQKGRCFYCFAEVDLNDTVLSHVDHFFPWSLGFRLTDTDLNGVWNLVLACAECNAGPGGKFDAIPDRRFLERLHRRNSYLIDSHHPLRESLMRETGGSAQERWTFLYRLWERLREWQSRSWNGRPTSGRPF; encoded by the coding sequence ATGTCAGAAGCGCCTCAGGGCTATCAGGGCTTTATCCAATCTGGGCCTGATGAGGCGACGTATATGCGCGGCATCGTGCTGTTTGGCGAGAACACGGCCTCCTATAAGTTCGCGCTGACCCGTGCACTTCTAGACCTTGCTGAGCAGCAGTACACCTCTGTCACGCTTCATGAGCTGGCGCCACATTTTGCCGGACATATTCTGAGGCATGTGCGGGCGGGCAAAGTCCAGGGCACCATGCGCAGCAGCGTCTTCCTCGACGCGGCTCAGGCCCATCTCGACGGGCAAATGAACCTGGAGGAGTTCCATGCAGTCACCGCGCAGCACGCCTTCCGGTATGTGCTCGATCTGTACCACCGCCTCCCAGGGGGTGAATCGAGCGTTCAGTTCTACGTGCAGGAACGCAAACCGCGTCGTCTGGTCCTGACCGACGAACTCCTCTCCTTGTCCGCCGACCAACGCGGCCAGCTCACCCACGAGACCGAGGCCCGGTGGCATCTGGTCGAGCATGCCTGGACCCAGACCCGAGAAGGACACCGGGAGGCGCGCCGGATCGCCTTCGATTCAAGCTCCGAGGAGCTGGTCCTCGTGCCGTGGCGGCATCAGACCAGAAAAGCCCTCACAAAGTTTCGGCCTGCCCTCAGCGGTTATCAGAAAGGCCGCTGCTTTTACTGCTTCGCGGAGGTGGATCTGAACGACACGGTGCTCAGCCATGTCGATCACTTCTTCCCCTGGAGTTTGGGCTTCCGGCTCACGGACACAGACCTGAATGGTGTGTGGAACCTGGTGCTGGCGTGTGCGGAATGCAATGCCGGACCGGGCGGGAAGTTCGATGCCATCCCTGATCGACGTTTCCTGGAGAGACTGCACCGGCGGAATTCCTACCTCATTGACAGCCATCACCCGTTGCGTGAGTCCTTGATGCGGGAGACCGGCGGGTCAGCGCAGGAGCGCTGGACGTTCCTGTACCGCCTCTGGGAGCGGCTGCGGGAGTGGCAATCCCGAAGTTGGAACGGGCGCCCAACGTCTGGGCGCCCATTCTGA
- a CDS encoding nuclease-related domain-containing protein, with translation MIVKDSLPQPTSDRFQRAGDEAERQMAHYLKRAFGENQSVHVFNNLRLEHDGEVAQIDHLIFHRAGFVIVESKSVTSSVRINERDEWARQWNGRWSGMPSPVLQARRQGDLLRALLQAHKAELRNKILFGLKQGEFKLFIIDAVVAISDSGVVQASGKLSDVKKADQIPDRIKELIAEHGRAASLLSTETRADDMGFNLSPEEFTRVSAFLQAKHKEREQFPAERRDVASPPPAPSLNVPTGPSQASGPAAQTFTCNKCRSADLEIKFGHNYYFKCRSCGGSTPIKLTCPTCSAQARTRKSGASFYRECATCATSAEYFTNPGPRPTN, from the coding sequence ATGATCGTCAAGGATTCCCTTCCCCAACCAACCTCTGACCGGTTTCAGCGTGCTGGAGACGAAGCTGAGCGGCAGATGGCCCACTATTTAAAGCGTGCCTTCGGGGAGAACCAGAGTGTGCACGTTTTCAACAATCTTCGCCTCGAACATGACGGTGAGGTGGCGCAGATAGACCACCTGATTTTCCACCGGGCCGGCTTCGTCATTGTCGAGAGCAAGAGCGTCACAAGCAGCGTCCGCATCAATGAACGTGACGAATGGGCGCGTCAGTGGAACGGGCGCTGGAGCGGGATGCCCTCTCCTGTGCTCCAGGCCAGACGGCAGGGGGATTTGTTACGGGCCCTCCTGCAGGCCCATAAGGCGGAGCTTCGGAACAAGATCCTCTTTGGCTTGAAGCAAGGCGAGTTCAAGCTCTTCATCATTGACGCTGTGGTGGCCATCAGCGACAGCGGTGTGGTGCAGGCCAGCGGCAAGCTTTCCGATGTGAAGAAGGCGGACCAGATCCCCGACCGCATCAAGGAGCTGATTGCCGAGCACGGGCGTGCGGCAAGTCTCCTCAGTACGGAGACGCGAGCCGACGACATGGGGTTCAACCTCTCGCCGGAAGAGTTCACACGCGTCAGCGCCTTCCTACAGGCCAAGCACAAGGAGCGGGAACAATTTCCAGCTGAACGCCGCGATGTGGCCTCCCCGCCTCCCGCGCCTTCGCTGAACGTCCCAACCGGACCCAGCCAGGCCTCAGGTCCAGCTGCGCAGACCTTTACGTGCAACAAATGCAGGAGTGCGGACCTCGAGATCAAGTTCGGACACAACTACTACTTCAAGTGCAGAAGTTGCGGTGGGAGTACGCCCATCAAGCTGACCTGCCCCACCTGTAGTGCGCAGGCCCGGACCCGCAAGAGTGGTGCGAGTTTCTACCGGGAATGTGCGACCTGTGCCACCTCTGCGGAGTACTTCACCAATCCTGGGCCGCGACCTACGAACTGA